GGCCGTGGCGTAGCTTGTCCTTCTGAGGCGGTAAAGCATTGATGTCAAAGAAGACCCCAGCCTCATTCGCGCCGCCTTGGATACCGCTCTCGGGCGACCCGTAGGTAAACGTGATGTAGCCCAGGGAATTCTTGTCCGTGGCTGGAAAGACGTTTACGTAGTTGGAGGCGGTGTGAAAGAAGTCCTCGTTGTTCATAGCCCATGTTTGCCCGCGCCGATCCGTCCCGGAAACAATGGTGCAGGCGGGCGCTACTAGGCGCCACAACAACAGCAAGAGCAACAGCAGGGAGGTTCTCATCGTGCGGGGGTATAGAGCCAATAGCTCAGCGAAAACTCGTGCAACTAGCAATGGTATTGCAACTTAGCTTGTTTTGTGTTGCCGAACTCTGCTAAGCGAGAAAGCTACACGCCTCGCGCCACCGCTAGCTAGCGGTGAACCCTAGCTTGGTCAGTTCTTCCCACACTTTGTGCACCGGCAACCCCATCACATTGAAGTACGAGCCTTCCAGCCGCGTGACGGCCACCATGCCAATCCAGTCTTGGGCACCGTAAGCGCCGGCTTTGTCGAAAGGCTTGTACTGCCGCACGTAAAACTCGATTTCGGCAGGAGAGAGGGCGCGGAAGTAAACCCGGGTTTGGTCGGAAAATACCACGCGCTGACCTGCGCCGGTGAGCAAGCACACGCCCGTGTACACGTCGTGGGCGCGGCCTTGCAGGCGCGTGAGCATCTGAATGGCTTCGGCCTCGTCGGCGGGTTTATTCAGCACATCATCATCCAGGCACACGATGGTGTCGGCGGTGAGTACCACCTCGTCGGGCGCCAGCGTGGCGCGGTAAGCGGCAGCTTTGTGGGCTGCTAGGTACTCGGCCACTTCGGCACGTACCAAGTGGGCCGGAAAGCTTTCGTCGACTTCCTGCAAACGAATTTCGTAGTGCAGACCTAGGTCGGAGAGGAGCTGCCGGCGGCGTGGGGAGTTGGAGGCCAGAACTAAACGCATTGCAGGAAAGGATTGTCGGCTTCCTCGTCGCGAATACTCGTGAACAGG
This Hymenobacter sp. GOD-10R DNA region includes the following protein-coding sequences:
- a CDS encoding Maf family nucleotide pyrophosphatase, coding for MRLVLASNSPRRRQLLSDLGLHYEIRLQEVDESFPAHLVRAEVAEYLAAHKAAAYRATLAPDEVVLTADTIVCLDDDVLNKPADEAEAIQMLTRLQGRAHDVYTGVCLLTGAGQRVVFSDQTRVYFRALSPAEIEFYVRQYKPFDKAGAYGAQDWIGMVAVTRLEGSYFNVMGLPVHKVWEELTKLGFTAS